CCTTCTACTGTCTCCCAGGAATGATTGACCAACCAAATAAGGGTATCACTTCCCTGCCTTAAAACTTCCATCTCAACGTATGGGTTTGTGAAATCAATGGGGAAGTCTATTCCCGCTTCCAATGCCATTGCTTTATAAAACCTCCATAAGAGCGATGTTTTGTTCGCCTCCGGCTTCTCGCTGAGGTAAAGCTCAAGTGGAAAGGCGGAGAAGAATATCTTCCCCTTGCCCACTCTATTGATAACTATGGCGGGGTTGCCTTCCTCATCTATGGCAATCACCTCGGCTGACTTGGGAACCAAGGGGCAAAACGCGCTGTTAAAGGGGGAAGCTGAAGGAGTGAAATTGAAGACTTCCCCATCCTCTATCCCTGGCATAGATTTTACGAAACTGATTGTTAAATCAGAGGCTGGGATATCAGGTATTCCGTATCTGAGCTTATGGCTACAGCCGGTTAGGCGTTCAAAGTTGTGTATCCAGGGCTGATATCTATAGGAGAAATAAACTGTGCCTCCTTTTTCAGCGAAGCTATAGAGCGCCTCCCAGCTGGGCGCTGTGAGCATCGGCAAGGAAGGAAGAATGAGGAGCTTGGCTCCCTCAGGGAAGCGGACTTCCTTCCGCAATTCAATATCATAGGGTATATCGGAGATAATAGGCTCCTCACGCCAAAAGCCCGTTGTTATTTTAGCCATCTTGGCCGTTGTAAATGCTTGAAGAAATATCCTATTCGTCAACCCTTTGTCCATCCAGGAGAATGGGTAGGGATTGAAATAGAAAGAGGGGACGAGGATATAAGCCTCGGGCGTGGGGATTTCCAAACTGGAAAGGTCTAACTTCTCCAATAGGGAGGAGAATCTCTTGAATTCAAGGGCAACTGGCTTTTCCGATTTATCGGAGCGAGTTACTCCGAAAAGCATCTCAAAGGGATGATGGGAGTATGGTCTTTGATAAGGGAGGTTGAAATCGCTATAGCACCAACCCAGACACCCACACCCTCCGTTAATCAAGACAGAGTGGAAAGTTGTCCTATAGTAATCCGCTTGATGTTCCTCTGAGCAGTGGGCATTTGAACAACCAAATTCCTCCAAAAGAACGGGCAATCCCCAAGTTTTAGCCAGCTGCATAAGCATTGCGGGGATAAACGAGTGGCGAAGGGAATCAATCTCCGAGGGATAGGAATGGGGTCCAAAGAAGTCCAGGACTTTGGAAAGGTCATCCAAATTAAAGCCATTATCGTCTCCGCTGAGGTACCAGCAACCATCACCAGTAGAAATCGGACGTGTTGGGTCTATCTGCCTAATTGCTTCGCACATCGTTTTCACCCAAACATAGCCTATATCCCTCGTCGTATTCCCTCCATAGAGAGGAATCTCGTTTGAGAGAAGCCAACCTACAATCGCCTCTTCGTCCTTGAAGCGAGAAACTATCCCTTGAATATAAGCTATTTCCTGACGAATCATCCAAGGGTCGGTGTAAAAATTCCTCCCTTCCCTCCAGGGCACATCCCAATTTTCCCCGGACATATGCCCCACGAAGAACGAAGGAAATGTGTAGATTCCTTCTTCCTTGCAGAGCTGAAGGAATTCCCCGAAGCGCCTCAGCATCTCCTCATCAAGTTCCCCTGGACGAGGCATAAAGTCGGGCATATAGATGAATGAACGAATTGTGTTCATGCCCAATGACTTCATCTGCCTTATTTCATCCCTCACCTTTTCCTTATCCCATTTACGCCACATCAAAGGACCAGCGTCTCTCGCCCAGTAGTTGACACCTAAAAGATATAAGGGTTTTCCGTTTTTCTTGAGCAGATTCAATTTCTCCATCTTGGTATAATTCACCTCCTATTTTATTCAAACCTCTTGGCTACGAGGGTTACATTGTGCCCTCCAAATCCAAAGGAATTGGACATTATAACATCAACTTTCGTTTCCCTTGCTTTATTCGGCACATAATCCAAATCGCAGTCGGGGTCAGGATATTCGTAATTTATCGTGGGATGGATTATGTTGTCCCTTATGCTTAAAAGGGAAACGACAAACTCAACCGCACCAGCAGCGCCAAGCAGGTGTCCAATCATAGATTTGGTTGAGGAGATGGGGATTTCGTAAGCCCTTTGCCCGAAAACCTTCTTTATTGCCAATGTCTCGGTTGCGTCGTTCAATTGGGTGGATGTTCCGTGGGCGTTTATATAATCAACATCCTCCTTGCTTATCCCCGCATCCTTCAGAGCGAACTCCATAGAGAGGACGGCACCTTTTCCGTTTGGCTCGGGTGCTGTAATATGATAGGCATCGCAGGATAATCCATAGCCCAGCAGCTCGGCGTAAATTCTCGCTCCTCTCTTTTTCGCGAACTCCATCTCCTCAACAATCACAACTCCCGCCCCTTCAGAGAGGACAAAGCCATCCCTTTTAGCGTCAAATGGACGGGAGGCTTTCTCTGGTTCATCGTTTCTCGTTGAGAGCGCCCTCATCGAACAGAAGCCGGCTAAAGCGAGGGGTGTTACACAGGCTTCGCTACCACCAGCGATTACCACCTTTGCTCTTTCCTCCCTTATCAATCTTAGAGCCTCCCCAATGGCATTTGCTCCACTGGCGCAGGCGCTCACCGTGGCATAGTTCGCCCCCATGGCTTTAAAGGCTATCGCTATGTGAGCAGCCGCCATATCGGAGATCAGCATAGGGATGAAGAAGGGACTCACCCTATTCGGTCCCTTTTCAAGGAAAATCCTATGCTGCTCCTCCCAAGTTGCTATCCCCCCTATTCCGCTTCCCATAATTACGGCCACCTCTTCCGGCTTCAGCCTCTCCATCTCAAGACCAGCATCGGCAAGCGCCATCTTCGCCGCCGCAACGCTGAATTGAGCGAAGCGGTCCATCCTCCTTACTTCCCTTTTATCTATATACTCCTCAGGATTGAAATCCCTCACCTCACCGCCTATCTGACTGCTAAAGGCGCTCGCATCAAAGAAGGTTATCTGACTTATACCGCTTTCTCCCTTCAATAACCTCCGCCAGTTTTTATCTACCCCTACCCCTAACGGAGTTAGAAGGGATAAGCCAGTGATGACCGCCCTTTTTGAGGGCATTATCTATTCCTTTTGAAGACGGGACTGGATGTAATTTATCGTGTCCTCAATTGTTCTTATTTTCTCCGCATCCTCATCCGGTATTTCTATATCAAATTCCTGCTCCAGCTCCATAACGAGGTCCATCACATCTAAAGAGTCGGCGCCGAGGTCTTCAAATGTCGTTTCAAGGGTGACTTCCTCCGGATTGACATTCAGTCTCTCAGCAACTATGTTTTTCACTCTTTCCGCGATATCGGTCATTATTTTTTCACCTCCACTTTTTCAAAGGAATTCTGCGCTCCGCACTGGGAGCACTTCTTGGGCTTGCATCTGGCTTCCTTTTCTGCTCCGCATTCCTTGCATTTCCAGGTTGCCATTGCATCTACCTCCTTATTAGTTGATTCAAAAGGTCAATAAATATTTAACTACATAGCCATACCGCCGTCAACCCGAATTATCTCTCCCGTTATATATGAAGCATCCTCTGAGCAGAGAAAAGCAACCACTCCAGCAACATCTTCGGGCTGACCGGGACGCCCTAATGGAACCTGCTTTAACATCTCTTCCCTTACATCCTGAGGTAGCCTTTCAGTCATCTCCGTCTGAATGTATCCGGGAGCAACCGCGTTGACGGTTATATTCCTTCCCGCTAATTCCCTGGCAGAAGATTTCGTGAAGCCTATTATGCCCGCCTTGGCTGAGGCATAATTTGCCTGCCCCACATTCCCCCTTAACCCTATAACGGAGGAGATGTTCACTATCCTTCCAAACCTCTGCCTCATCATATGCCTTATTACAGCCCTCGTGCAAAGGAAAACACTCTTTAGGTCAACCGCTATCACTTTGTCCCACTCCTCTTCGCTCATCCGCAAGAGCAAGCTATCCTTTGTTATTCCCGCATTATTGATTAGAAAATCAACCCTGCCAAAATTCTTAATCGTTTCCTCCACCATGGAATTTACATCCCCTTCCTTCGCCACATCAGCGGAAATGGCTATTGCCTTCACTGAATATTTGCTTCTTATTTCCTCCGCTGTCCGCTCCGCCGCCTCCTTGTCTATATCACATACCACGACATCCGCCCCCTCTGAAGCCAGCCTCTCCGCTATAGCCTTTCCAATTCCCCTTCCAGCTCCCGTTATTATCGCAACTTTCCCTTCAAATCTCATCTTAATTCTACCTCCTTCCATTTAGAAATTCCTCCAGCGTGCTCATATCTCCTATATTGAAAACAGTTGCGTCAGGTAATATCCTCTTCACGAGATTAGTCAATACTTTGCCCGGACCGACCTCGAGGAAAAAGTTGACTTCTTTCCCAATCAATCTCACGCTTTCCTCCCACCGCACCGGGCTCACCATTTGAACCTTCAAAGCCTCCTTGAGCTCCTCGCCCTTTATCACTGGCTTAGCAAAGGCATTGCAGACAATGGGAATTGAGCTATCCCGAAAATCAAATTTCTCCAGCTCACTTTTGAATCTCTTATTAGCTTCCGTCATCAAAGGAGAATGAAAGGCACCGCTAACAGCAAGCTGAACACATCTCGCTCCCTTAGCCTCCGCCTTCCTCGCTGCCTCCTCAACAGCCTCCCTTTCCCCGGATATAACTATTTGCTGAGGGGAATTATAATTGGCTATCACACAAATTCCCTCAACACTTTTCACGACTTCCTCTAATTCCTCCCTTCCCAACCTCATAACAGCGACCATAGTCCCCTCTTTCATTTCCTCCATATATTCCCCCCTCTTTTTTACTAACCTAAGAGCTTCTTGGAAGGTAAGGACACCACCCACAACAAGTGCTGTGTATTCGCCGAGGCTGTGTCCCGCCAAATATCTCGCTCTAAGGGGAGGAAGAAGCCTCCATATAGCTACGCTGAGGGTAAGGATTGCTGGCTGAGCGATTGATGTCCTCCTCAACTCTTCCTCTGGACCATAAAAGCAGAAACTCGTTAAATCAAACCCCAATACCTCGTTAGCTATTCCGAATATCTCCCTAACCTCACTGTATCCCTCATAAAGTTCCTTCCCCATACCAACATATTGAGAACCCTGTCCAGGGAAAAGAAGAGCTACTTCCCTTTCAAGCATCGCGCTCACCATATTTTTTATACAAATTAGCTAAAAGCTCCTCTGCCTCTGTTATTATATCTTGTATTATCTGCTTAACCGGCTTAATGTCCTTTATCAA
The bacterium genome window above contains:
- a CDS encoding cellulase family glycosylhydrolase, whose product is MEKLNLLKKNGKPLYLLGVNYWARDAGPLMWRKWDKEKVRDEIRQMKSLGMNTIRSFIYMPDFMPRPGELDEEMLRRFGEFLQLCKEEGIYTFPSFFVGHMSGENWDVPWREGRNFYTDPWMIRQEIAYIQGIVSRFKDEEAIVGWLLSNEIPLYGGNTTRDIGYVWVKTMCEAIRQIDPTRPISTGDGCWYLSGDDNGFNLDDLSKVLDFFGPHSYPSEIDSLRHSFIPAMLMQLAKTWGLPVLLEEFGCSNAHCSEEHQADYYRTTFHSVLINGGCGCLGWCYSDFNLPYQRPYSHHPFEMLFGVTRSDKSEKPVALEFKRFSSLLEKLDLSSLEIPTPEAYILVPSFYFNPYPFSWMDKGLTNRIFLQAFTTAKMAKITTGFWREEPIISDIPYDIELRKEVRFPEGAKLLILPSLPMLTAPSWEALYSFAEKGGTVYFSYRYQPWIHNFERLTGCSHKLRYGIPDIPASDLTISFVKSMPGIEDGEVFNFTPSASPFNSAFCPLVPKSAEVIAIDEEGNPAIVINRVGKGKIFFSAFPLELYLSEKPEANKTSLLWRFYKAMALEAGIDFPIDFTNPYVEMEVLRQGSDTLIWLVNHSWETVEGTLLGDFERAIDLESGKGLTFSGERDIILAKKEVKVLKI
- the fabF gene encoding beta-ketoacyl-ACP synthase II; translated protein: MPSKRAVITGLSLLTPLGVGVDKNWRRLLKGESGISQITFFDASAFSSQIGGEVRDFNPEEYIDKREVRRMDRFAQFSVAAAKMALADAGLEMERLKPEEVAVIMGSGIGGIATWEEQHRIFLEKGPNRVSPFFIPMLISDMAAAHIAIAFKAMGANYATVSACASGANAIGEALRLIREERAKVVIAGGSEACVTPLALAGFCSMRALSTRNDEPEKASRPFDAKRDGFVLSEGAGVVIVEEMEFAKKRGARIYAELLGYGLSCDAYHITAPEPNGKGAVLSMEFALKDAGISKEDVDYINAHGTSTQLNDATETLAIKKVFGQRAYEIPISSTKSMIGHLLGAAGAVEFVVSLLSIRDNIIHPTINYEYPDPDCDLDYVPNKARETKVDVIMSNSFGFGGHNVTLVAKRFE
- the acpP gene encoding acyl carrier protein, with product MTDIAERVKNIVAERLNVNPEEVTLETTFEDLGADSLDVMDLVMELEQEFDIEIPDEDAEKIRTIEDTINYIQSRLQKE
- a CDS encoding rubredoxin, producing the protein MATWKCKECGAEKEARCKPKKCSQCGAQNSFEKVEVKK
- the fabG gene encoding 3-oxoacyl-[acyl-carrier-protein] reductase, which gives rise to MRFEGKVAIITGAGRGIGKAIAERLASEGADVVVCDIDKEAAERTAEEIRSKYSVKAIAISADVAKEGDVNSMVEETIKNFGRVDFLINNAGITKDSLLLRMSEEEWDKVIAVDLKSVFLCTRAVIRHMMRQRFGRIVNISSVIGLRGNVGQANYASAKAGIIGFTKSSARELAGRNITVNAVAPGYIQTEMTERLPQDVREEMLKQVPLGRPGQPEDVAGVVAFLCSEDASYITGEIIRVDGGMAM
- the fabD gene encoding ACP S-malonyltransferase is translated as MLEREVALLFPGQGSQYVGMGKELYEGYSEVREIFGIANEVLGFDLTSFCFYGPEEELRRTSIAQPAILTLSVAIWRLLPPLRARYLAGHSLGEYTALVVGGVLTFQEALRLVKKRGEYMEEMKEGTMVAVMRLGREELEEVVKSVEGICVIANYNSPQQIVISGEREAVEEAARKAEAKGARCVQLAVSGAFHSPLMTEANKRFKSELEKFDFRDSSIPIVCNAFAKPVIKGEELKEALKVQMVSPVRWEESVRLIGKEVNFFLEVGPGKVLTNLVKRILPDATVFNIGDMSTLEEFLNGRR